One genomic region from Motacilla alba alba isolate MOTALB_02 chromosome 5, Motacilla_alba_V1.0_pri, whole genome shotgun sequence encodes:
- the TMED10 gene encoding transmembrane emp24 domain-containing protein 10 — protein MPLPPLPGRPRLGRAPLLPLLLLLLLVGPARPISFQLPGKARKCLREEIHRDTLVTGEYEISAPPGSSAGPSANLKITDSAGHILYAKEDASKGKFAFTTEDYDMFEACFESKLPVGTGRMPDQLVTLDMKHGVEAKNYEEIAKVEKLKPLEVELRRLEDLSESIVNDFAYMKKREEEMRDTNESTNTRVLYFSIFSMCCLIGLATWQVFYLRRFFKAKKLIE, from the exons atgccgctgccgccgctgcccggccgcccccgcctCGGGCGGGCCCCGCTCCTgccgctgctcctgctgctcctgctggtgggcccggcgcggcccatctccttccagctgccGGGCAAGGCGCGGAAGTGCCTGCGGGAGGAGATCCATCGCGACACGCTGGTCACGGGCGAGTACGAGATCAGCGCCCCGCCGGGCTCCTCCGCCGGACCCTCCGCCAACCTCAAG ATAACTGACTCAGCTGGGCACATCCTGTATGCCAAGGAGGATGCCAGCAAGGGCAAGTTTGCCTTCACCACTGAAGACTATGATATGTTTGAGGCCTGCTTTGAGAGCAAGCTTCCTGTGG GAACAGGGAGGATGCCGGACCAGCTCGTGACTCTGGATATGAAGCATGGTGTTGAAGCAAAGAACTATGAGGAG ATTGCTAAAGTGGAGAAGTTGAAACCCCTGGAAGTAGAATTGAGACGTTTGGAAGATCTTTCGGAGTCCATCGTTAACGACTTTGCCTATATGAAGAAACGAGAAGAGGAGATGAGGGACACAAATG AGTCGACAAACACACGGGTTCTGTACTTCAGCATCTTCTCCATGTGCTGTCTCATTGGGCTGGCCACCTGGCAGGTTTTCTACCTGCGTCGCTTCTTCAAGGCCAAGAAGCTGATTGAGTAA